In Candidatus Microthrix parvicella Bio17-1, the sequence TGGTGAGCGTCCCGCTTTCACTGCTCGACGCGCAACCGGTCGGTCACCTGGACATGGCCACCCGGGCGAAACTGGATGGGGCGCTGCGATACGCGCTCGACATCCTGTACTGACCTACAGCAGGCGTACGATCTCGGAGGCCGTTGACTCGCCCGAGCGGACGGCGCCCTCCATGTAGCCGTTCCACACCGGCGAACACTCGGCGCCCGCCCAGTGGATGCGACCGACCGGCTTACGAAGTGCGTGACCGAAGGCGGTCCAGACGCCCGGCGTGAAGTGGGCCCCGTAGCAACCGCGGCTGAACTCCTCGGCCATCCAGTCGCGCTCGATGTACTCGACCGGGTCGGCGGCCTTGGGCCCGAAATAGCGCACGAAACAGTCGACGGCGGCCTGGCGCCGCTCGGCCAACGGGCGACGCACCCACCTGCGCCCGTCGTTGGCCTCCATGAAGCCAACCAAGATGCCCGGCGTGCCCGATGGTGGGGTGTTGTCGAAGACCACCTTCACGGGCCCCTCGTCGGAGGCGACCTGCCCGTTGAGGCCATCGTTGCGCCAGAACGGCTCGGGATAGACGCAGTACAGCTTCACCACCGACCCGGCCGGCAGCCGTTGAGTGAGCTGGTCCCGCCACGACGGAAGGGCGGGCGCATAGTCGAGTCGGCCCGCAAGCGTCGGGGGCAACGTGACGATCACCCGGCTCCCCTCGATCACCTCGCCACTGCTGGTGCCCACCCGGACACCCTCGTGGTCGTGCTCGACGCGTCGCACCGGGGTGGTGAGCCTCACCCGCTCACCCAACTGGTCGGCCATCGTCTCGGCGATGCGCACCGAGCCGCCAACGATGCGATCCTGCTGAGCACCTCGATCGGTGGCCAGCAGGGTGTCGAGGTCGGTGCCCGAGTTGGCGTAGAACAGCGCATGCAACGCCGACAGGTCGGCCGACTCGGTGGAGAACACCGCCTCGCACGCCACCCGAAAATACTCCCGGCCGGTCGGGGTATGCAGGTGACGACGGATCCACGTCTCGAACGTCTGGCCATCGAGCACCTTGGCGTTCCTGGTGTTCCACGGCTCGGTGAGCGACACCGTCTTGGCCGCCTTGTTGAACCGGGCCATGCCCTGGCCAAGGTCCGCCAGCACAAACGGGTTGAGCTTGGGTGTGGCGCCCCGCTTGGACGACATGGACACCCGTTTGCCGCCGAGCTGCACCACCGTCTGACCCCGGTTGTGGGTGGGGAACGTCTCCAGGCCCAGCTCGGCGATCAGCTCGTACATGCGATCCTGGGTGGGACCCACCCATTGACCGCCAAGTTCGATGGGCGTGCCGTCGGCGGTCTCGCCACCCTCGGTGCGGCCACCGACCCGGTCACGGGCCTCAAGCACCGTGACGTCGACGCCTCGATCGACCAGCCGCCGGGCAGCGCTCAGCCCCGCCAATCCCGCCCCGACGATGATCACCTGGTCGCTGTCAACTGCCATTTTGCGAACAGTACCGGTCGATCAGCTCAGCTTGGGGGCCCAAGTGGGGTAGTCGATACCGGCGAGCCGGTTGATCACCATGCCCTGCACCACCATCAGCACGACGGCGATCATCAACACCGTCAGCTGGGCGGGCGTCTTCAGGATGCCGAGCGACACGATCAGCGTCGTGGCGCCGGCAGGGGGATGGGGCACCTTGAGCCACACCATGAACCCACTGGTGAGGCCGAGCGACACCGCCGCCGCACCGACCCGTGGCCAGGTGACCTCGGTGGCCAGGGCCGGTGCGGCCTCGGTCAGTCCGAAGATCACCAGCGCCAGGTACCCGGCGGCGACGCCGATCGCGTGGCCGAAGATCGTGTTGCGCGGGCACGCTGCCGGCAGGGTGGGTGTGTAAAAGAGAAGGAACGCGGTCGGCCCCAACGACGGGAAGATGAATGCCTGGCCGGTTGCGACGGCGGCCATCGACATCAGAGCGATCGACAGCACACCGTTGACCAGCGCAAACAGGCCCATCACCGAGGTCTGCGAGTGGCGGCTGACCAGGACGGGGATACGGAAGCGGGTACCGAAGCCCTCGACGATGGCGGAGATGTCGCCGCCGATCGGACCGGACCGCGGCGACTTTGTAGCCGTCTCGTTGGGAGAAGGTGTGTTCGGCCTCTTGGCCCTACTCATGGGGCATCAACCGTCGAAGCGTCATGACGATGAGCCACAGGCCCACCGACAACCCTGCGGCGGCGCGTGCGAGGCCGGGCTGGTGGGCCAGTACGCCCTCGACCGCCACCACCAGCAGGAAGATCTGCAACGACACCATCACCAGCAGGTAGGCGGCGATGCCTCCCGAGCGCTTGTAACGCGACCTGTCGGGAGGGGCTACGGCGGCCCGTCCGATCGCTCGCTTGGTGGTGGTTTGCTCGCTCATGTGTCGATCCCCAGTGCCCACACGGTGCTTCCCCGAACCTCGACGTCAATTGCCGCCAGCGGGCGGTCTGGCGGCCCGGCGGTGGGCTCGCCGGAGTTGGGGTCGAAGAAGCCGTGGTGGCACGGGCAGAACAGCGTCTCTTCTTCGGGCTTGTAGTAGACGACGCAGCCCAGGTGGGTGCACTTCTGGGTGAACGCCCGCAGATCGCCGTTGGGCAGGCGCACCAAAATGGCCGGGTCATCGTCGCCGGGATATTTGAACAGGTACTCGCCGTCCTCGGGGATGTCGCCCACCTCGACGATCGGCATCGCCTTTCCAGAGTTGGCCCGCTGCATCGTGGCCCACGTGCCGGCGCCGACCGCACCGGCGGCAAACACGCCGGAGGCGGCGATGAGGTACCGGGTGAAGTCGCGTCTGGCGACAAAGTCCTCGCCTTCGCTGGTCAGAGGAAACTCGTCGCGCCACAACGGGTCGCCGGGTTGGCCACCCGCAGCGCTGGCACCCGACTTTGCAGGACGGTCGGTCGATTCTTCGCTCACGACTCCTCCAATCCAAACGGGTCGTCCTGCCACCCGGCGGTGGGCTGGCCACCCATCACGTCGATGGGGCCGGGGCCGGTGTCGTGCACCACGGTTGCCACCTTGGTGGGCACCAACTGGCGGCCGAACTGGAACTCGAAGAGCAGTTCGCCGGTGCGGGTCTGCTCGAACTCGGCCGGGGTGCCGAACCAGAGGGCCTCGCTGGGGCACACCGACGCACACATCGGCGCCTTGCCCACCGAGGTGCGGTCGTAACACATGTCGCACTTCATCATCTGATCGGGCAAGGCGAAGTACTTCGGCACCCCGAACGGGCACGCGACCACACAGTTGGAACAACCGATGCAGCGCGGCTTCAACGCCGACTGCACCACGCCGTCCTCGTTCTGTTTGATTGCGTCGGCCGGGCACACCTCTGCACAGGTGGGGTCCTCACAGTGCATGCACACCATCGGGGCGGTCTGGGTGTTGGCGCCGCGGTCGAGATATTCGAGGTGGATCAGCGACTGCCCCCGGTGGGTACCGCACTCCTCGCACGCCTGCACGCACGACTCACAACCGATGCAACGGCTCTGGTCGATGACGAACATCTGGTCGGAGATCAATGCGCTCATCGGTGGGCCTTCTCCTGAAGTGTGTGGACCCTGCGGTCCCGGATTTCGACGTGGCCCTCGGCCTTTTCCACTTTGACCGCGCACACCTTGTACTCGGGGATCTTGGAGATCGGGTCGAGGGCCCGGTTGGTCAACTGATTGGCTGCCTTGTTGCCACCCCAGTGATAAGGGATGAACACCGTGTCGGGTCGGATGCTTTCCACCACTCGGGCCGGCGTGACCATTTCACCTCGGCGGGAGCTGACACGCACCAGGTCGCCATCGACCACTC encodes:
- a CDS encoding ubiquinol-cytochrome c reductase iron-sulfur subunit, translated to MSEESTDRPAKSGASAAGGQPGDPLWRDEFPLTSEGEDFVARRDFTRYLIAASGVFAAGAVGAGTWATMQRANSGKAMPIVEVGDIPEDGEYLFKYPGDDDPAILVRLPNGDLRAFTQKCTHLGCVVYYKPEEETLFCPCHHGFFDPNSGEPTAGPPDRPLAAIDVEVRGSTVWALGIDT
- a CDS encoding flavin monoamine oxidase family protein codes for the protein MAVDSDQVIIVGAGLAGLSAARRLVDRGVDVTVLEARDRVGGRTEGGETADGTPIELGGQWVGPTQDRMYELIAELGLETFPTHNRGQTVVQLGGKRVSMSSKRGATPKLNPFVLADLGQGMARFNKAAKTVSLTEPWNTRNAKVLDGQTFETWIRRHLHTPTGREYFRVACEAVFSTESADLSALHALFYANSGTDLDTLLATDRGAQQDRIVGGSVRIAETMADQLGERVRLTTPVRRVEHDHEGVRVGTSSGEVIEGSRVIVTLPPTLAGRLDYAPALPSWRDQLTQRLPAGSVVKLYCVYPEPFWRNDGLNGQVASDEGPVKVVFDNTPPSGTPGILVGFMEANDGRRWVRRPLAERRQAAVDCFVRYFGPKAADPVEYIERDWMAEEFSRGCYGAHFTPGVWTAFGHALRKPVGRIHWAGAECSPVWNGYMEGAVRSGESTASEIVRLL
- a CDS encoding HPP family protein; translation: MSRAKRPNTPSPNETATKSPRSGPIGGDISAIVEGFGTRFRIPVLVSRHSQTSVMGLFALVNGVLSIALMSMAAVATGQAFIFPSLGPTAFLLFYTPTLPAACPRNTIFGHAIGVAAGYLALVIFGLTEAAPALATEVTWPRVGAAAVSLGLTSGFMVWLKVPHPPAGATTLIVSLGILKTPAQLTVLMIAVVLMVVQGMVINRLAGIDYPTWAPKLS
- a CDS encoding 4Fe-4S dicluster domain-containing protein; this encodes MSALISDQMFVIDQSRCIGCESCVQACEECGTHRGQSLIHLEYLDRGANTQTAPMVCMHCEDPTCAEVCPADAIKQNEDGVVQSALKPRCIGCSNCVVACPFGVPKYFALPDQMMKCDMCYDRTSVGKAPMCASVCPSEALWFGTPAEFEQTRTGELLFEFQFGRQLVPTKVATVVHDTGPGPIDVMGGQPTAGWQDDPFGLEES